The sequence ttttcaaaatgtcactttattttcactttgtcacagttaAAGTTtgtcagtgggacagtacaggtgactttagcgatgacgaggcttcatttaaacagtaGAAGATGCTGTCTGACAACGAGgagaaaatgcctcacagcagttgttttccctCCATTAGatcgcatttttttaaatgatcagtccaggaggtggcactgatcgacaacagtattagttcaaagatgataaaagcaggtgaaatagattaaaactatcactTCAAAGCGGTCCAAATGTGGCTGTTTATGCGCATCAGCTGCAGACCGGatgttcttagcattctccttgcgcatacacgcaaagcataatgggtaattttgcgttccaagaaaaaggtctatagatttccattcatacgcatgcaaatggGACAGACCGGAAACTTAAACTCAtgcaacaagttttgcagttcgctgcattgcaaagtttaagcttggtgaactctgacctgcgaaatcgtatCACGTGAAAGCCTGAgatcaatcgaagatcaaaacacgacctctcggtacagaaatttaaaatatggaccaattgctcgctttttttaatgtcgaatcatcttgtttaatcccaccccttttcacagagccgcatgctcaaactctagtgtgaccacggcaTTAGTCTCAGTGTTCAGCTGGTCGAACGTGCatgtggcttttaaaaaaattaaataaataaatacttggaGTTTCAAAGCCATCATTTGATTGATTGGTGGATTTAATAACTTTACATTTAGATCAGTTTAAATCTGGTTTCTTTAAGGAtttctgtttaactttttttaaatttagctgTAGTCATTTTCTTTTATGCTGTAACTGTTATTCTGTTATGCtgttaaagtggacctattatgcaaaaatcataaTACATATGATCAATCATCATACATATTACAGTCaccctctaatggtaaaaaagtcattattaatggtttttataagaacacttgataaaaacagtaactttgattgacattctccctttgtacgaatcatcagagggagaaagtcCTATctattagtgacgatctcttcctcattaacataaacagccctgaatgagaagcagccatctgtcaTTAGTTTTCACATCGTACCTGCTATGAGATAATGTCAGCAAATAAGAGGCATATTAGATTACCAGACTTTTTTCttcacattttcagttttcacagagataacattagttctgttttgaatctgccgctatgatGATGcataggtgtttgtagctccgctctCTTATGaaagagcccaatctcatttaaattttaaGAGACCAAAAAGGCACAAATTGGATgaaagcctaaaagaggcagtttctAAGCGTTACAAAACAtaatttgtggggtattttgagctgaacccTCATACATACTCATCAGAGACTCATTTTGCATCTTATAAATGgggcataatatgtcccctttaaagcTAAAGATGGTTGTACAGTAAgtcaataattttatattattgttgaaATGTTACGCTAGGCAAGTAATAACTAAACATATAATTCCTGCCACATTTCTGTTTCACATTCATGTATGGAAACTTATTTCTGATGCTTTATTATGTATAATTTGTGTGATGTGTCTTAAATGCTCGCATTGTCTTCTTGCGAGAAGTGCAGTGAAGTGTTAACGCAGGTATTGGAGTTACAGTTTTCTTACCGTCTGTTGTCAGTTAAAAGGGAATGTTTCTTTTGTGTGTCTAAACGCTGTAAGAGACACATTTAAAGGTATAATAAGGATGCAGGATGTAAGAATGATTTGGATTTTTgtactgtcattttaaataaacactcaTTTGTTTACGGATTATCTGACATTGTGCTGAGTAAAAACTCAACGTTCCTGCCAAGCAAAGAAATATATAGTTTGCAGCTGTAATGATTCTAGGACAcgggtgggcaaactcgatcctggagggccggtttcctgcatagttttgctctaactctaatcaaacacaccagcctgtagctttctagtgatctagaacagtggttctcaaacttttaaacccgcgacccccattgtaagatcgtcaagaactcgcgaccccccactaccaaagcatatacaaacaataaaaatagcttttttttaagctgttcacaatattttaactatatttactatagattacagggctcgaaattaacatttttgcttggtaacactggtgcttctaactttaaaaatgtagacgcaccagccaaaatttagtggctcccaccaattatcgcactgttactacaagttttataaacagatttattgcatttgaaaatcaacactaatcaaaactaacaagcaaaaaaataaatatgcatgcgtgaggaaaatatgtcttaatgaaatcccgttatcacaagaaaagacatttttataacataattgagtgaccaaaagatacacggacggatatcccaaaagatatcccacagaatTTATAGTGAAtgctagtcattttcatagcagacttgaaaccaatggaggtcttttatccactcttcaataagtatagctggtggattaacattcagcacatgatcagtaatcagatgtgccaatatttgtagctttaggtgtttctaagacaaaatctgtcagtgttgttttcattctctcgtcttcagcgctttacattttcgcggttgtagctcctgtcatctgaagacaggaggcgttgactgagtgattgacagctgattttaaccaatcattcgtgttcagttcttagagcagtgggccaataagaagagcgcgaaggcggggcaagcgttgaaggctttgtttactgcggcaagttgacatgacaacagttttacactgttcctgagcgctgcgttccaagtacaaagatgcattctgcccgaatgtgtcctaaatactttataaatcagtaatatctttttaaaaatctgaaaatattagcttttacttgtaatactgaaaaatatttattataatcactgaaaattacacaatttttaaataactcgcGACcgcttgaaattattctgcgacccccgcaggggtcgcgacccccagtttgggaaccactgatctagaaGACACTGATTAGTCTGTTCAGCTGTGATTGATTAGTGTTGGCGCAAAACACGGTAGCGACACCGGCCCTCGAGAATGAAGTTTGTCCATCCCTATTCTAGGATATTGTTGCGTGTGATTTTGACCCACTTCAAGCGTTTACAgctatacacgtgtgtgtgtgtgtgtgtgtgtgtgtgtgtgtgtgtgtgtgtgtgtgtgtgtgtgtgtgtgtgcgtgcgtgcgtgcgtgcgtgcgtgcgtgcgtgcgtgcgtgcgtgcgtgcgtgcgtgcgtgtgtgtgtaatacGATTTTAAATTCTTCATTACATCAAGACATTTATTGATTGGTGCACTGCAAACAATTTTCCTTCTCTTTTTCAGAGTCTGACCCTCCTTCGCCCTCCAGTGGTTGAATGTAAATGACAGGTACGGACGTTTGCCAGTTCAGCTAagctttggtaaaaaaaaaaaagtttttccttgtttaacaaatatttattctGGATCTTATTTACTttcattcaagaaaaaaaaaacttgcaagaAAGGTTGTTGTTGGTAACATGGGTTACATGTAACAGGATCACAGCAGCTGTTGCATAAGAACACTTGAAAGACTCCTTGCTGGCAAACAGCACACACGTCTCAGAAGAATTATGACTTTCCATGTCACACGCCACAATAAATCAGCAATTTCACGGCAACAACTGAGATGTTCATGTTTTAGTATCTGTATGTGAAAACTTCAAATAATGCCGGAACAGAAGAACAGCAAGTACCCAACAGCAAGTTTTATTGGCCAACGTCAAAGTAGCCCTAAAACAAAGCATAAtatttaactttcagtaaatgaAAAAGGAAAAATCTAGTTCAATTTTGTCAGTGATTTACAAATTAAGGCACTAGACTAATCACATTAAATAACTTGTAAGTTGAGGTTTATTTATACCAGCCATTCAGTACagtatttaatacaatttaataattttatttgtaattgtaatttgtcatttaaatatttttttgattttgttgtttttaaaccaaCTAACCAATAGATAAGTGCCAAACATAAGATACAGTAAAgagaattaaatcattttatcagGATATTACTTAAAACATCAAAGCATTTATTATCTGATAGTCCATCCCAAACCAATTACAGTTTAACCAGTCAGCTTATTTCTGCCATAAAGTAAAGCTAAAATTCTAACTTTAGTGTGTATGTACCGTCAGATTTCACAAAATGACTTTATGACCTTCCTTGAAAAAAGGCAGAATTTAAACCTGCAACACTTAATGCAAGCTTATGACatttaattttgagaaaaaaaagctgTAATGTGAGCTTATTTTACTTACGATTTGAATTCACAACTGTGGTCgataaactcacaattctgagaagAAATGTTGAGATATAAATTTGCAGTTGTGAAAAGAATTGCAAAAAACAGTATAAACTTGCAGTTGTGTGAAGTCTTAACATGAGTTATTAACTTAGACAAAAACTGCCAATCTTGAGAGGAAAACACTTATCGTAAGTTTATAATTAACAGCAAAGCATAAATTGTTCTattcttttaatattattattattatagtttataattCTCAATGAATTAATTGAGAAAAGTCTTGACACAAATTTATAACCTGCAACTGCGAGATACTGTATAAATGTGCAATTCTGACAAGTATAGACTATtgaagtgtttctcaaccacgttcccgtGTCCGAAATCTTCTAGTTCCATACTAAATAgcacgtccgagttccattcatactactgacattcatactgtatagaacgtacttttctgaTGGCCgggtagtacatttaaatttaaatgcagtacctactgagtagtaggcgattacAGACGCAGCCCAGGTCtgcttaaacacacctgattcagatcatcagctgatTAGCAGAGGctgaaagacctgaaatgggtgtAACTGacaatggagacatccaaaacatcctgctggtcctccaggaacgtggttgagaaacactggactaTAGCAAGTGTgagaaaaaagtctgaattaacGTCTCaacatttttgggggaaaaagTGAGCTACAAACTCCAAATTGCAACAAACTTATGTCATTATTGTGCAGAGTACCTTTCATCATTCCACAGCAGAAAGAGGTTTTCACAAGAATGTGTTAAATGTAACTCAAAGTTTGAAACTAAAGTGCGTATGATGAAAACGGCTATGGAAAAGTGGAGACCACCTGACAATCCCCAGTTTCTCTGAATTCACAATGTACAGTTATGCGTTTGAATGAAATGTCACTTTTGCTTTATTCTGTAAAcgtttcttccaaatttaaaataaaaagtcatttagaggatttttggtgcacaaaaagGTGCCATGTTGTCAGACATGTTTAGATTCATACAACAAAGAAAATCCCAATGTTTTAACTGCAATATTCAGTGGAATAACTGATTTtgaatcacaacaaatgaaaacatttgaagAGCTCAGATGCAACAGCCTCTAAATGCGGTTTAAATTTTTCATCTACAACGAGCATTTTTCTCATCCCCTTATGTTTGTTTAGCCATTTCActttagtgttgtcatgatactgtaATTCggtactgatattttaaaaaacgtccatttcccgctaacatttgagggCTGTTAAGCGTGTTCTTAAACAGCTGTTTTGCCATTCtgttcacacgctcaacagaaatgactgtgattggccgtaaaggtcatcggttcaccgaaCTTACTGCTGTTTACCAAGTGttaacacagatacagggacactggagcatttcaaagcagTAAAGATCTGtcaattcatcagcggatcgctcgtgtgtcagctcataaacagaccaggggcctcatgtacaaagacttgcgttgaattcatactaaaacattgggacagacaaagctgtaaatgtgctgtatgaaacactgcgtactcggaatcccacgcatattctctttgtacatccgaattaacataaaactgagcgcacgtgcacgagcgcaaaacccctccctgcctcttTCCACATATGAAtttggtaatgactccactttggcaaaaccaaacgaaaaagcaagcaaaaagagaaacttcacagaatgtgaattggaggtacTCCTATCGGAggtttgcaagtttgtcctccagaattaataacaaaagaaagaaaaaaatagagtgggagagtttagctgatgcggttaatgcagtggggtctgaaaATCACACTGTGAACGAATTAAAAAAGAAttggtctgatgtaaaggtgcaggttaagaggagaacagcggcgcatcgtcaaagtgtggaccgaacatgCGGGGGAataggggatgctgaactaacaccctttgaggagagagttgcctcaattgtgggcgacactttactgtctggagtagtatccgtgtttGTGGGAGACACCAATGTATTAGAGGAAGactttgttagggcggtatagcagtacccctccgctcttatcaaggcagtgccaccggcatttcagctgcccaatcaccTGCTCTACAACTGACCGAGTGCGAGAATGGGCATCATTGTATCTGCACTCTTGGTCAGTTTATGGGTTGTTGAGGGGGGTTAACAGCCAGGTCTTTAATGGATAACCGCGGtctcctgatatgcagttaaataattacgctcaataaaatgaaatacaataaaaaacttagctggaataatatctttaaatacatcactcaccaagAAGCCACCCAATCCgcaccctgccaccttggagGCTCATCCCCaccatgctgtttgtgaggatgaattaatcatgggttgaccaaggctaccttgctacaatatttgttaagcgcatttgagcatcacacattatttgcacatttattgaatggaaatgtttctgattgacgtatgcaaattcgtcttcagatggcgcctttatagcaatgtgtgtgCTGTCGATCACTCCGATtgcattgggaaaaccggcgatcgctgcaaattgcactttaatgattggctggtcaactgcatggtatggaaaccttatatacctgctagacatgcggattatcccgtcccatacagctgccattgcatggctcagatactttgtagtgtgcaatttaacaattgcctctaggagtcgccaatggaaataaacaaaaacacacaagaaatacaaaTACGCGACATGAAGTTGACGCGGACCaatgcacattctcacgttaatttcatcattaGTTAATCCAaatgtgagcgtgaaatctggcgtacgcaactTTTTGTGTGTACGCAGCGTTGATGCATGAGGACCCTGATTatcttcatggctttaaaatgcttcAGTGTCCCTTTAtctgagttcagtgaactgatgaccttcacggccaatcccagtcatttctgttgagcaaatcagcgctgtttaagaacgtgcgccacatcgctcaaatgttagcgggaaatggacgtttttaaaatatcagtttgGATTGATCGAATTCCAGTTTCATAACACTAATGGCAATAAAAAGAAAGTATTAATTACCATAAACTAATTACTGaccctacacacaggagcctcagaaaaatgttcattttagaagaacatttcagacggCTTTTGCATTTAAACTCTTAATTTGTTATTCTGAACAACTATCACATACTGAATAAAACGCATATTAACATTTAACTCAAACTCATAACTAAAATATCCAGAGAAACAGACAAGTGGTTTTATTTTCTTTCCATAGTTAGTACAGATATTTCCATTGCAAGTGTCCTGTTTACAGTATAAGATTAGAGCTCCTTAAAGTAAATCATGTAAACTCCACACGGCTGTCCATTTATTAAACATCAGCCTCAGACGAAAAACTAAATCAATTATCAGTCTTTTTAGGCCTGATATAAAGGCACGACTCGTTTGATGTGCTGTCTACAGATGGGACAGAACGGTTGCGGTAAAGCCTGATAGCAACGGAAACAGCAGCACACGTGTCCGCAGTCCAGCAAAACACACCCTCTCGGGTTACTCAGGCAAATGACGCAGGCGTTTTCCACACCATTCTCCTCCTCTCCTTCTCCCATACCCATCCCTTCAAACTCCCTCCTCAAGTTCTCCTGCTCCCAGCGCAGCTTCAGTTGCCTGTAATACCTGCGTCCTGTCCAAATCAGCACTGCTACGCCTGCTAACGCACAAATACATGCAAACACCCTCCATACCTCCGCCTGGCCTTCCTGCTCCATCAGCAGCGTCTCGAAGTCTGCAGTGCTCAGGAAATACTCAGAGCCGTCGGTGGGTGGGCGGATTTTAAGGAGTCGATCCGTGTCTAGGATGAGCTCTCCCACTGCGGTTAAAGACGCACCTACTTTTAGCATCTCCTCTGTTTCCAGTTGACCTTTGGGTTTCTCTCCGCTCAGGTACTGGCCTATTAGGTCTGTGAATCCGTAAGTGGCCTGGTGGAACTTTTCGTGGACTATCTCCATTTTGGGACCCGTGGCCTCCAGTGGGCAGAGCACTCGCACAAATGACTTGTTCAAACCTAGGAGGTTGAAGGGAACAGCATTGACACGCTGAAGCAGCACACGCTCACTGTCTGTCCTGAAGGGTGTGAAagagaattgtgcattttagattaaaatacatatacagttgaagttaaaattataagccctcctgtgaatttggtttttcaaatatttcccaaatgatgtttaacagagcaaggaatttttcacagtatttcctataatattttttctt is a genomic window of Danio aesculapii chromosome 2, fDanAes4.1, whole genome shotgun sequence containing:
- the mul1a gene encoding mitochondrial ubiquitin ligase activator of nfkb 1-A; translated protein: MEDFPVLEMVCLGSSVALSGLFYYIYRKKRKTVDKLNAAPVMALDEKLVDLLNATPGKCLQYVVIDGTVQPVGEPLRSQFQESSVGVIQKLVLREHKLVWNSLGRIWTDSERVLLQRVNAVPFNLLGLNKSFVRVLCPLEATGPKMEIVHEKFHQATYGFTDLIGQYLSGEKPKGQLETEEMLKVGASLTAVGELILDTDRLLKIRPPTDGSEYFLSTADFETLLMEQEGQAEVWRVFACICALAGVAVLIWTGRRYYRQLKLRWEQENLRREFEGMGMGEGEEENGVENACVICLSNPRGCVLLDCGHVCCCFRCYQALPQPFCPICRQHIKRVVPLYQA